The Nitrospira sp. genome segment GGATTTGTTCGAGCGGTTGCGTCTTGGCGACATGGTCATTGTGACGGGTGACCATGGGAGAGATTTCTCATTACCTGGACAGACGTCTACTCGAGAGTATGTTCCCGTCTTCGCGAGCGGCCCAAAACTAGCCCATGGCGTCGATTTGGGGACGAGGCCGACCGCGGCGGATGTGGGGCAGACGATTGTGGAGGCACTTCGAGCCGAGCGATTACCGGTTGGTGAGAGTTTCTTGGATGCGCTCAGGCCGGGGTAGTCTTGAGCGAGGAGTGACAGGTAAGCGTGAGCGGTGAAGCGTGAGGCGAAGGGCGAGAAAGGATAGGATGGTGTAGGAACGTGTCCTATGATGACAGGCTAAAAGAACTGGGACTCATCCTACCGGCTCCACCAAAGCCAGTGGCGAATTACGTGCCTGTTATCAGGGTTGGTGATCTCCTGTTCCTGTCGGGAGTGCTCCCTTCGCGCGATGGCCAGCTTGTGATGACCGGCAAGCTCGGAGAGAATCTCACAGTCCAACAGGGGGTTGAGGCAGCGAGGGTGGCGGTGCTGAATGGCTTGAGTATCATCCGGAGCGAAGCCGGATTGCTGGATCGGGTCAAGCGGATCGTCAAAATGGTCGGCTATATCGCCTCGGCTCCCGGCTTTACCGATCAACCGCAAGTTCTCAACGGCGCATCTGATCTGCTCGTTTCCCTGTTCGGAGAAGCAGGCCGGCATGCACGGGTAGCCGTCGGTGCTGCGGAGTTGCCACGCATGGCTCCCGTCGAAATCGAATTGATCGTGGAGCTGTATTCGTCATAAGTTACCCACCACCTAGGGAAAGCCCTAGTTTCCACCCTCAGGGGTTTACCTAGACTACGGCACGCGGTAAACTGCCTTTTTCTGCGCTGCTTCTCTTGAGTCCAAGGACTTCTCCATGCATGAGGTCAAGATCACTCTCCTCCTTCCGAAGCTTTTGTTCCTGATTCAGAACAATTTGATCGTCCGGAGACGATATCAGCAATGAAGCGAGAAACGCCGAAGCCAATCCCTCCCAGTGGTGTGATCTACGACGTATGAATCAGGAGACTTGGAACTCCGTAGATGAATTGCACCAGACCGGCTTGTCCTACGATTGGTATTATCGGACTTCCAAGTGGCTTGCCGCGACGGTCGCACTCATCGTTGTGCTGGTTCTCGTGGGCTGGACGTTTCATATCAACCGACTCACCCGCTTGTCTCCCGACTTCACCGCGATGAAAGTCACCACGGCCATTGGTTTGCTGTTCTTGGCCGGCGCCCTTCTGTTGCTCAACCAGCAGATCATCCGTCCGGACTCAAGCGGTACGCGCGTTCGGAACGGTGTCGTGTTTGTATTGGCAACGATGGCAGGCCTGCTTGGGCTTGGCACCTTGCTCGGATATGCCATACCTGAGGCTGTTCGTTTTGCCGTGCGCGACAGCGTGCTCGGCATCGCGCTCGAAGATCAGACTTGCATCTTTGATGAATTTGTCCAACTCCGTCATCCCCTGCAACAGCGGATTGGTGGACAGGGTCTGGGCTTAGCGCTGTGCAAACGGCTTGCCGATGTCCTCGGCGCCATCATTTGGGTCTTGAGAGGCTGATATGACCCAGTCCACCGCCGAATCCCATTACCCGACCATTCTCGTTGTCGACGATAATCCGGCCGCCCTGTACGTGAAGAGTCGACTGCTCGGCCGGCAGGGTTACCGAATCATTGAAGCGAACAACGGCGCCGATGCGCTCGCTGTCGCCACCGCAGAACGGCCGGCTCTCATCCTGCTCGACGTCAACCTATCGGACATCAGCGGCTTCGATGTCTGTCAGCGGCTTAAGAATCAGCCTGAGACGAAGTTCATCAAAATACTGCAGACCTCCGCCGCCCGCGTCAACGCACCGGATCGAGTGAGAAGCCTGGAAGTCGGCGCGGATGCCTATCTGGTCGAACCGGCGGAAGAAGAGGAATTGATCGGCACTGTGCGGGCCTTGCTCGATCTGGCCCAGCACGAGCGGGACAATCAGCGGCTTATCGCACGTCTCACCGAGAGCGAAGTGCGCTATCGGTCTCTCATCGAGCGAATGCCGGCGGCTATGTACACGATCGATCGAGACGGGCGCATTACGTTTTACAACGATCAAGCGGCCGAATTGTGGGGTCGCAGGCCGAACTTGGACGACAGCAAAAGTCGGTTTTGTGGGTCGCACAAACTGCTTTGGCCGGACGGGACCGCGCTGCCGCATGACAAGACGCCCATGGTCGACGCGGTGCAGGATGGCACAGCACTGCATGGTCAGGAAGTCATTGTCGAACGCGCCGATGGCACAAGGCGCCACGTGATCGTCCATATCGATCCGCTGCGAAATGCCGAAGGACACATCGTCGGCGCGGTCAACTTGTTCACGGATATTACCGCCCGCAAGCAGGTGGAAGACGCGCTGCGTTCGAGCGACGAACGGTTCCGCATGCTGGCCGAAGCGATGCCGCACTTCGTGTGGCAGATCAATAAGCAAGGCGAGACGGAGTTCGCAAATCAACGGTGGTACGACTATACGGGGCTGACGTATGAGACAACGAGACACGGCGGCTGGCTTACAGTCCAACACCCCGATGATGCGCCAAGATTGGCCGAAGCATGGAAGAAAGCCGTTGAGACGGGCGACGAGTACGATGTCGAAACACGATTTCGCCATGCTGTCGACGGGACCTATCGATGGTTTCGTGTAAGAGGGGCTCCGGTGCGGGATGCTGAACGTCGTATTCAGTCATGGGTGGGGACCTGCACTGATATCCATGATCGCAGAGAAGCAGAGCTGGCCCTACGCGAGAGCGAGGAGCGCTACCGTGCTACTTTTGCCAATGCGCCTGTCGGCATCTCCCACATCGGACTGGACGGTCGATGGTTACGGTTCAACGATTCCTTATGCACGATCACCGGCTATTTCCCCGAGGAATTGCTCACCATGACCTTCGCGGATATCACCTATCCCGGCGATCTCAAGGCAGAGTGGGCGCAAATACGTCGCGCGCTGGCGGGTGGGATTGATACCTATTCAATGGAAAAGCGCTACGTACG includes the following:
- a CDS encoding RidA family protein; amino-acid sequence: MSYDDRLKELGLILPAPPKPVANYVPVIRVGDLLFLSGVLPSRDGQLVMTGKLGENLTVQQGVEAARVAVLNGLSIIRSEAGLLDRVKRIVKMVGYIASAPGFTDQPQVLNGASDLLVSLFGEAGRHARVAVGAAELPRMAPVEIELIVELYSS
- a CDS encoding ATP-binding protein, encoding MNQETWNSVDELHQTGLSYDWYYRTSKWLAATVALIVVLVLVGWTFHINRLTRLSPDFTAMKVTTAIGLLFLAGALLLLNQQIIRPDSSGTRVRNGVVFVLATMAGLLGLGTLLGYAIPEAVRFAVRDSVLGIALEDQTCIFDEFVQLRHPLQQRIGGQGLGLALCKRLADVLGAIIWVLRG
- a CDS encoding PAS domain S-box protein; translation: MTQSTAESHYPTILVVDDNPAALYVKSRLLGRQGYRIIEANNGADALAVATAERPALILLDVNLSDISGFDVCQRLKNQPETKFIKILQTSAARVNAPDRVRSLEVGADAYLVEPAEEEELIGTVRALLDLAQHERDNQRLIARLTESEVRYRSLIERMPAAMYTIDRDGRITFYNDQAAELWGRRPNLDDSKSRFCGSHKLLWPDGTALPHDKTPMVDAVQDGTALHGQEVIVERADGTRRHVIVHIDPLRNAEGHIVGAVNLFTDITARKQVEDALRSSDERFRMLAEAMPHFVWQINKQGETEFANQRWYDYTGLTYETTRHGGWLTVQHPDDAPRLAEAWKKAVETGDEYDVETRFRHAVDGTYRWFRVRGAPVRDAERRIQSWVGTCTDIHDRREAELALRESEERYRATFANAPVGISHIGLDGRWLRFNDSLCTITGYFPEELLTMTFADITYPGDLKAEWAQIRRALAGGIDTYSMEKRYVRKDGSLIWVHKTVSLLRDAHQRPLHFISVIEDIDDRKQAEEALRKAQSRLQRWNVELEQAVNMKTAELRQSQDRLRALTSELNLAEQRERQRLATELHDHLQQMLVVGKLTIGQGKRSASGVPACESVLKKVDDILSDALTYSRTLVAELSPPVLRDHGLAASLKWLGEYMTKKHEQTVTVVVPEDQDLDLPEDQRLLLFQSVRELLINSAKHAGTGRAALTMEQRADHLCITVKDEGTGFDLAAAAAVGAPSDEMSSKFGLYSIQERMRALGGSFTIDSVPGHGTMATLILPLVKSVGDNQSPPPVTEPEEVCARVHADGAAGLAKGRMTVPVLLVDDHAMVRQGLRSVLDAYADIQVVGEARDGVEAVKLVEKLRPRAVIMDINLPKMNGIEATTQIKTKWPETTVIGISVNIGDDNSDAMYQAGAATLLTKDAAVEQLHDTIVQAVGSQDTQRGPVIRR